The DNA sequence TTGCAGCAAAATCAGCAGAGGCAGCTAAAAATACTGAAGTCCTTATTGAAAATTCAATAGAAGCTGTAGAAAAAGGAACTACAATTGTAGATAGTACAGCTAAGTCACTTGAAAAAATAATATATACAACAAATGAAGCTACTCTTTTAGTTGATAATATAGCTAAAAAATCTGAAGAAGAAGCAAGTGCTATAAATCAAGTTACTGTAGGGGTAGGTCAAATTTCTGAAGTAGTACAAACAAACTCAGCAACATCAGAAGAAAGTGCTGCAGCAAGTGAAGAATTAACAGCCCAAGCGCATACTTTAAGAGAACTTATTGAAAACTTTAACTTAAAAGATGATGTTTCAGCTCATAAAAATATAAATTTTAATGTTTAAAATTAATATAAAAATGGTTATCAAATTTTGATAGCCATTTTTTATTTATTACAATTTTTTAACCTATTTAAAATCTGTAACAGATAAATTTTAATTCCATAGTATTTTATTAGAGTTAAAAAGGATGTGATAAAAATAAAAAAGTTTGTAGCCGTAATTATTTTATTTATAGCCATAACCATATTTCCTTCTAAGGTATTTTCTTTAAATGCAAATGAAGAAGGCCATCAATATAAAGAAAGTACAGTCATAAAATATAAAAAAGTATATGCAGATAACCTAAATGTAAGAAATGGGCCAGGACTTGATTATGAAAAAATAGGGGTTCTAAAAGAAAATCAAAAAGTTCAAGTTTTGTTTAAGGTATCAAACTGGTACAAGATAAAATTTAAAGATGGATATGGATGGTGTAGAGAAGACTATTTAAGCCAATCTATAATGGGGACAATTGAACATAAAGAAAAAATCATAAAAAATGATTCTAAAAGTAATAAAGTCATAGAAAGTAAGCATTGTATAGCAATAAAAACAATAACTAATACAATGGCATACTATCAAGATGGAGTACTTATAAAACAATTTGATGTAGCAACAGGTAAACAATCCACTCCAACTCCAAAGGGAAAATTTAAAATAGTAAATAAAATAGTAAATAGACCTTATTATAAAGATAATATACCTGGAGGAGATCCAAGAAATCCTTTAGGAAAAAGGTGGCTAGGACTT is a window from the Paraclostridium sordellii genome containing:
- a CDS encoding L,D-transpeptidase family protein, with the protein product MIKIKKFVAVIILFIAITIFPSKVFSLNANEEGHQYKESTVIKYKKVYADNLNVRNGPGLDYEKIGVLKENQKVQVLFKVSNWYKIKFKDGYGWCREDYLSQSIMGTIEHKEKIIKNDSKSNKVIESKHCIAIKTITNTMAYYQDGVLIKQFDVATGKQSTPTPKGKFKIVNKIVNRPYYKDNIPGGDPRNPLGKRWLGLKVGDTDGTTYGIHGNSNENSIGKSVSGGCIRMHNDEISWLFDQVPKETVVVISGEDKSFKEILKSYNISVN